A window from Tistrella bauzanensis encodes these proteins:
- a CDS encoding bifunctional aldolase/short-chain dehydrogenase, producing the protein MRNRWADADAAAMVARYVDQGINEDLALRVYTTRLLGSEPRLVLHGGGNTSVKTAMTDTLGETVDVLCVKGSGWDMGVIEPAGLPAVRLEPLRRLEALEALTDEDMVNFQRLNLLDAAAPNPSIETLLHAFLPHKFIDHTHANAVLSLTDQPDGERIVRDLYGRRLAYVPYIMPGFLLAKTAARIVRETPDVEGMVLLKHGIFSFNDDGRTAYDLMIEFVSMAEERLRQGRRTLIQVALPGPVAGVAAVAPILRGLTALPDAKAEGGRRPFVLEHRATEAVLAFANSADLDRIANSGVATPDHVIRTKPAPLVLPAPVAGELAAFRAVAETALDAYVTQYHAYFNRNNQRLGGVKTELDPMPRLIVVRGLGLFALGKSMKDARIAADVYEAAIEVITDAEGIGRFESIPEPDLFDVEYWSLEQAKLGKGAEKPLQRRIVAVTGGAGGIGDACARAFAAAGAEVAVLDLDAAAAAGVAKPLGGIGIGCDVTDPASVATAMDAVVAAFGGLDILISNAGAAWQGRIGEVEEDVLRQSFELNFYGHQRVAQAAVAVMKAQGFGGQLLFNTSKQAINPGPDFGPYGLPKAATLFLSRQYALDHGRDGIRSNAVNADRVRSGLLTDEMVAARSKARGLSEADYMGGNLLGREVTAADVAQAFLDLALATKTTGSVTTVDGGNIAAALR; encoded by the coding sequence ATGCGCAACCGCTGGGCAGATGCGGACGCCGCGGCCATGGTGGCCCGATATGTCGACCAGGGCATCAACGAGGATCTGGCACTGCGGGTCTATACCACCCGGCTGCTGGGATCGGAGCCGCGGCTGGTGCTTCATGGCGGCGGCAACACCTCGGTCAAGACCGCCATGACCGACACGCTGGGCGAGACGGTCGATGTGCTGTGCGTGAAGGGCAGCGGCTGGGACATGGGCGTGATCGAGCCCGCCGGCCTGCCGGCGGTGCGGCTTGAACCGCTGCGCCGGCTGGAGGCGCTGGAGGCGCTGACCGACGAGGACATGGTCAATTTCCAGCGGCTCAATCTGCTGGATGCGGCGGCGCCGAACCCGTCGATCGAGACTCTGCTGCACGCTTTCCTGCCGCACAAGTTCATCGATCACACCCACGCGAATGCGGTGCTGTCGCTGACCGATCAGCCGGATGGCGAGCGGATCGTCCGTGACCTCTATGGCCGGCGGCTGGCCTATGTGCCCTATATCATGCCCGGCTTCCTGCTGGCCAAGACTGCGGCGCGGATCGTGCGCGAGACGCCGGATGTCGAGGGCATGGTGCTGCTGAAGCATGGCATCTTCAGCTTCAACGACGATGGCCGTACCGCCTATGATCTGATGATCGAATTCGTCTCGATGGCCGAAGAGCGGCTGCGGCAGGGCCGCCGCACGCTGATTCAGGTGGCTCTGCCCGGACCGGTCGCGGGCGTGGCGGCAGTGGCGCCGATCCTGCGCGGCTTGACGGCGTTGCCGGATGCGAAGGCCGAGGGTGGCCGCAGACCCTTCGTTCTGGAGCATCGCGCGACCGAGGCCGTGCTGGCCTTCGCGAACAGCGCCGATCTGGACCGGATCGCCAATTCGGGCGTGGCCACCCCCGATCACGTGATCCGCACCAAGCCGGCGCCGCTGGTGCTGCCGGCGCCGGTGGCGGGGGAGCTTGCCGCCTTCAGGGCGGTAGCCGAAACCGCGCTCGATGCCTATGTCACGCAGTACCACGCTTATTTCAACCGCAACAATCAGCGTCTGGGCGGAGTGAAGACCGAACTGGATCCGATGCCGCGGCTGATCGTGGTGCGGGGCCTTGGCCTGTTCGCGCTGGGCAAGTCGATGAAGGACGCGCGGATCGCCGCCGATGTCTATGAGGCGGCGATCGAGGTGATCACCGATGCCGAGGGCATCGGCCGGTTCGAGAGCATCCCCGAACCCGACCTGTTCGATGTGGAATACTGGTCGCTGGAACAGGCGAAGCTGGGCAAGGGGGCTGAAAAGCCATTGCAGCGGCGGATCGTCGCCGTCACCGGTGGCGCAGGCGGCATCGGTGACGCCTGCGCGCGCGCTTTCGCGGCGGCAGGTGCCGAAGTGGCCGTGCTCGACCTGGATGCGGCGGCGGCGGCCGGCGTGGCGAAGCCGCTGGGCGGGATCGGCATCGGCTGCGACGTGACCGATCCGGCCTCGGTCGCGACCGCCATGGATGCGGTGGTAGCGGCATTCGGCGGGCTCGACATTCTGATCAGCAATGCCGGCGCCGCCTGGCAGGGCCGGATCGGCGAGGTCGAGGAAGATGTCCTGCGCCAGAGCTTCGAGCTGAATTTCTATGGCCATCAGCGCGTGGCCCAGGCGGCGGTCGCGGTGATGAAGGCCCAGGGCTTCGGCGGCCAACTGCTGTTCAACACCTCGAAACAGGCGATCAATCCGGGGCCCGATTTCGGCCCTTATGGTCTGCCCAAGGCCGCGACGCTGTTTCTGTCGCGGCAATATGCGCTCGATCACGGCCGCGACGGTATCCGTTCCAACGCCGTCAATGCCGACCGGGTGCGATCGGGTCTGCTGACCGACGAGATGGTGGCGGCGCGATCGAAGGCGCGTGGGTTGTCGGAAGCCGATTATATGGGCGGCAACCTGCTTGGCCGCGAGGTGACCGCGGCCGATGTGGCCCAGGCCTTCCTGGATCTGGCGCTGGCCACCAAGACCACCGGATCGGTCACCACGGTGGATGGCGGCAACATCGCCGCCGCTCTGCGCTGA
- a CDS encoding RNA polymerase factor sigma-32 — protein sequence MIDRLTRNMRGAVRSQDRGDTRYYSSVQRQPLLTREEEVSLAARVQAGDKAAAEILVRSHLRLVIKVASRYRNYGLPMNELVQEGSLGLMQAVERFDPDRGVRLATYAMWWIKAAIQDYILRSWSMVRIGTTAAQKALFFNLRKLKAKLRRSDETRMGETLDPADVGQIATTLGVRDRDVRLMEMRMSGGDQSLNAPMSADSGDEWLDQLADDKPDQEELLVEKDLASFRTRMIRGALDALNARERLIITRRHLAEASATLEALGSELGISKERVRQIESRAMRKLADLVEPQLRKALGSRANGPATPSLT from the coding sequence ATGATCGACCGGCTGACCAGAAATATGCGTGGCGCCGTGCGCAGCCAGGACCGCGGCGACACCCGGTATTACTCCTCGGTGCAGCGCCAGCCGCTTCTGACGCGCGAGGAAGAGGTGTCGCTGGCGGCCCGGGTCCAGGCCGGCGACAAGGCCGCGGCCGAGATCCTGGTCCGCAGCCATCTGCGCCTGGTGATCAAGGTGGCGTCGCGTTATCGCAATTACGGCCTGCCGATGAATGAACTGGTCCAGGAAGGGTCGCTCGGCCTGATGCAGGCGGTGGAGCGGTTCGACCCGGATCGGGGCGTGCGGCTGGCCACCTATGCCATGTGGTGGATCAAGGCGGCGATACAGGACTATATCCTGCGGTCGTGGTCGATGGTCCGTATCGGCACCACCGCGGCCCAGAAGGCCCTGTTCTTCAACCTGCGCAAGCTGAAGGCCAAGCTGCGGCGCAGCGACGAGACCCGCATGGGCGAGACGCTGGACCCCGCGGATGTCGGCCAGATCGCCACCACACTGGGCGTGCGCGACCGCGACGTCCGGCTGATGGAGATGCGGATGTCGGGTGGCGACCAGTCGCTGAACGCGCCGATGTCGGCCGATAGCGGCGATGAATGGCTGGACCAGCTGGCCGACGACAAGCCCGACCAGGAAGAACTGCTGGTCGAGAAGGATCTGGCATCGTTCCGCACCCGGATGATCCGCGGCGCGCTGGATGCGCTGAATGCCCGCGAGCGGCTGATCATCACCCGCCGCCATCTGGCAGAAGCCTCGGCGACCCTGGAGGCGCTGGGCTCGGAACTGGGCATCTCGAAGGAACGCGTCCGCCAGATCGAAAGCCGCGCCATGCGCAAGCTGGCCGATCTGGTGGAGCCGCAGTTGCGCAAGGCACTGGGCAGCCGCGCAAACGGCCCGGCCACACCCAGCCTGACCTGA
- a CDS encoding phasin family protein, with protein MADNKFNAIDYTKMFGEFKMPAMAMPTVDMEAMMGTARRNYEAVAQANKLMAEGFQALAKRQAEVARTSFEEAWKATQEVMNAGSVEAKTEKQAEVMKAAVEKAVSNVRELSELAQKSQGEAFDVLNKRFIESVDEVKVLTAAK; from the coding sequence ATGGCCGACAATAAGTTCAACGCGATCGACTACACCAAGATGTTCGGCGAGTTCAAGATGCCCGCCATGGCCATGCCGACTGTCGACATGGAAGCCATGATGGGCACGGCGCGCCGCAATTACGAAGCGGTCGCCCAGGCGAACAAGCTGATGGCCGAGGGCTTCCAGGCCCTGGCGAAGCGTCAGGCCGAAGTCGCGCGCACCTCGTTTGAAGAGGCCTGGAAGGCCACGCAGGAGGTGATGAACGCCGGCTCCGTCGAGGCCAAGACCGAGAAGCAGGCCGAGGTCATGAAGGCCGCGGTCGAGAAGGCGGTCAGCAATGTCCGCGAGCTTTCGGAACTGGCTCAGAAGTCGCAGGGCGAAGCCTTCGACGTGCTGAACAAGCGCTTCATCGAGAGCGTCGATGAAGTGAAGGTTCTGACCGCCGCGAAGTGA
- a CDS encoding tRNA-binding protein, giving the protein MTDDIQTPRPPIAFDDFLAVDIRAGTVIRAEPYPEARKPAIKLWIDFGPGIGERRTSAQVTHLYTPEILIGRKVAAVVNFPPRQIGRFMSEVLLLGFPDAAGRISLIAPDHEVPDGARLG; this is encoded by the coding sequence ATGACCGACGACATCCAGACGCCCCGACCGCCGATTGCCTTCGATGATTTTCTGGCGGTCGATATCCGCGCCGGAACCGTGATACGGGCCGAGCCATACCCGGAAGCCCGCAAGCCGGCGATCAAGCTGTGGATCGATTTCGGCCCCGGGATCGGCGAGCGCCGGACCTCGGCACAGGTCACCCATCTTTATACGCCTGAGATACTGATCGGCCGCAAGGTCGCCGCTGTGGTGAATTTCCCCCCGCGTCAGATCGGCCGGTTCATGTCCGAGGTGCTGCTGCTGGGCTTTCCCGATGCCGCTGGGCGGATCAGCCTGATTGCGCCGGATCATGAGGTGCCGGACGGCGCGCGACTGGGCTGA
- a CDS encoding GGDEF domain-containing protein — MSVFRQVTLMIVVAIIAADLLTAFFYWYFEFDRLPLDILLTTIIVLIIGYPLGFFFIGQNVKLREMAVELDRLSKIDDLTGLLNRRTFFSETRRVAAGGSAPRSAGALLFIDVDHFKAVNDGFGHAVGDLVLREIGSIIRSCISQDDVAARLGGEEFAVFLPGADAAHANQVSEKIRETVGRCGRAIPALEGSGITVSIGIAALTPDRQFEEALLRADRSLYAAKERGRNRIVREDEPAHVAGPQQPSQRPINAGLPAPECHGRPAGLPG, encoded by the coding sequence ATGTCGGTGTTCCGGCAGGTCACGTTGATGATCGTCGTGGCGATCATCGCTGCCGACCTGCTGACCGCTTTCTTCTACTGGTATTTTGAATTTGATCGCCTGCCGCTCGATATTCTTCTGACCACCATTATCGTTCTGATCATTGGCTATCCGCTGGGTTTCTTTTTTATCGGGCAGAATGTCAAGCTGCGGGAAATGGCGGTAGAACTCGACCGGCTGTCGAAGATCGATGATCTGACCGGGCTGCTGAACCGCCGCACCTTCTTTTCCGAGACCAGACGCGTGGCCGCTGGCGGATCTGCCCCCCGGAGCGCCGGCGCGCTGCTGTTCATCGACGTCGACCACTTCAAGGCGGTCAATGACGGGTTCGGCCATGCCGTGGGCGATCTTGTGCTGCGAGAGATCGGATCGATCATCCGCAGCTGCATCAGCCAGGACGACGTGGCGGCGCGGCTGGGGGGTGAGGAGTTCGCGGTGTTCCTGCCCGGGGCCGATGCGGCGCACGCAAACCAGGTGTCGGAGAAGATCCGCGAGACCGTGGGGCGATGTGGCCGGGCGATTCCGGCCCTGGAGGGGAGCGGGATCACCGTCAGCATCGGCATCGCCGCGTTGACGCCCGACCGTCAGTTCGAAGAGGCGCTGCTGCGTGCCGACCGCTCCCTGTATGCGGCCAAGGAACGCGGCCGCAACCGGATCGTGCGCGAGGACGAGCCCGCGCATGTGGCCGGGCCACAGCAACCGTCGCAGCGCCCTATCAACGCGGGTTTACCGGCACCGGAATGTCATGGCCGGCCGGCAGGGCTGCCCGGATAA
- a CDS encoding ATP-binding protein, with product MTSIDRFLRTVLPRSLYGRSFLMIVAPLVVLLGLTTYLFYNRHWDNVTRHMTLAVAGDIALTVEVLRNYPEGEERDRLLRLIQVYTDIRFDFRAAEILPNIDHDAGNSLLERMMASALDTRVYRPFVLDAVTDNTWVNIDVQLQDGVLQVKVPRKRVTSATTYIFILWLVGISLVLMVLAMMFLRNQMRSLRKLAMAADNLGKGRDELAIFKPSGATEVRQVSHAFLRMRDRIRRQVTQRTEMLAGVSHDLRTPLTRMKLQLALMPPSPDLAELEADVEEMTRMVEGYLAFARGEGAEESAVLADLAQLVQQVVFRVRGTGQGRIDIRGADHLMVLVRPQAFRRCLGNVIDNAMRHAERVEVTLLPGREVAQVLIDDDGPGIPAHLRAEAFRPFRRLTEVGGEASAQAAAWEGGSGITGVGLGLAIARDVMRGHGGDIRLEDSPLGGLRVTLDLPI from the coding sequence ATGACCAGCATCGACCGCTTTCTCAGAACCGTGCTGCCGCGCTCGCTCTATGGCCGGTCATTCCTGATGATCGTGGCGCCACTGGTCGTGCTGCTCGGCCTGACGACCTACCTATTCTACAATCGCCACTGGGACAATGTCACCCGCCATATGACCCTTGCCGTCGCCGGCGATATCGCCCTGACGGTCGAGGTTCTGCGCAACTATCCCGAAGGCGAGGAACGCGACCGTCTGCTGCGGCTGATCCAGGTCTATACCGACATCCGCTTCGACTTCCGGGCCGCCGAAATCCTGCCCAATATCGATCATGACGCAGGCAACAGCCTTCTGGAGCGGATGATGGCCTCGGCATTGGACACGCGGGTGTACCGGCCATTCGTGCTGGACGCGGTGACCGACAATACCTGGGTCAACATCGATGTTCAGCTTCAGGACGGGGTGTTGCAGGTCAAGGTGCCACGCAAACGCGTGACCAGTGCCACGACCTATATCTTCATCCTGTGGCTGGTCGGCATCTCGCTTGTGCTGATGGTGCTGGCGATGATGTTCCTGCGCAATCAGATGCGGTCGCTGCGCAAGCTGGCGATGGCGGCCGACAATCTGGGCAAGGGCCGCGACGAGCTGGCGATCTTCAAGCCCAGCGGCGCCACCGAGGTCCGACAGGTGTCGCATGCCTTCCTTCGTATGCGCGATCGCATCCGCCGGCAGGTCACCCAGCGCACCGAGATGCTGGCTGGCGTCAGCCATGATCTGCGCACGCCACTGACCCGGATGAAGCTGCAACTGGCGCTGATGCCGCCCTCACCAGATCTGGCCGAGCTTGAGGCGGATGTCGAGGAGATGACCCGCATGGTCGAAGGCTATCTCGCCTTCGCACGCGGTGAAGGCGCCGAGGAATCCGCCGTGCTGGCCGATCTGGCCCAGTTGGTGCAGCAGGTGGTGTTCCGGGTCCGCGGCACCGGCCAGGGCCGGATCGACATCCGTGGCGCCGACCATCTGATGGTGCTGGTCCGCCCTCAGGCATTCCGGCGGTGCCTGGGCAATGTGATCGACAATGCCATGCGCCACGCCGAGCGGGTGGAGGTGACCTTGCTGCCGGGGCGCGAGGTGGCGCAGGTGCTGATCGACGATGACGGCCCCGGCATCCCCGCTCATCTGCGGGCCGAGGCCTTCCGCCCGTTCCGACGGCTGACGGAGGTCGGCGGCGAGGCGTCGGCGCAGGCTGCGGCCTGGGAAGGCGGCTCGGGGATCACCGGTGTGGGCCTGGGCCTCGCCATCGCGCGCGACGTGATGCGCGGCCATGGTGGCGATATCCGGCTGGAAGACAGCCCGCTGGGAGGCCTGCGCGTGACACTGGATCTGCCGATCTGA
- a CDS encoding response regulator: MRMTQGSPPPPPDPDAPHVLVVDDDRRLCALIARLLRENGFMVSTAHDAAEARAKLQVITVDLLVLDVMMPGESGLDLTQSLRERGELPILLLTAMDGAEDRIAGLETGADDYLAKPFDPRELLARIRSILRRSVPRAALASGGPGRTLAGVTLRFGPWSFDLGRQELRRDGEIVHLTQGEATLLGVLAAAPNRPISRDALAERAQIRGGDRAVDVQIVRLRRKIEDDPRNPRHIHTLRGAGYALRTDA, from the coding sequence ATGCGGATGACGCAAGGCAGCCCGCCACCACCGCCCGATCCGGACGCGCCCCATGTGCTGGTGGTGGATGACGACCGCCGGCTGTGTGCCCTGATCGCCCGCCTGCTGCGCGAGAACGGGTTCATGGTCTCAACCGCGCATGACGCTGCCGAGGCGCGGGCCAAGCTTCAGGTCATCACCGTCGACCTGCTGGTTCTGGACGTGATGATGCCGGGCGAAAGCGGGCTGGATCTCACCCAGTCGCTCCGGGAACGCGGCGAGCTGCCAATCCTGCTGCTCACCGCGATGGACGGCGCCGAGGACCGGATCGCGGGGCTGGAAACCGGCGCCGACGATTATCTGGCCAAGCCATTCGACCCGCGGGAACTGCTGGCCCGGATCCGGTCCATCCTGCGCCGCTCGGTGCCGCGGGCGGCATTGGCGTCGGGCGGGCCCGGCCGGACCCTTGCCGGCGTCACCCTGCGCTTCGGGCCGTGGAGTTTCGATCTGGGCCGGCAGGAACTGCGCCGCGATGGCGAGATCGTGCATCTGACGCAGGGAGAGGCCACATTGCTGGGGGTGCTGGCGGCCGCTCCCAACCGCCCGATCAGCCGAGACGCCCTGGCGGAGCGGGCCCAGATCCGTGGCGGCGACCGCGCGGTCGATGTCCAGATCGTCCGCCTGCGCCGCAAGATCGAGGATGATCCGCGCAACCCGCGCCACATCCACACCCTGCGTGGCGCCGGCTATGCGCTGCGCACCGATGCCTGA
- a CDS encoding MarR family winged helix-turn-helix transcriptional regulator, whose product MSNPNANPNPLFLREEELNQGIELLFYAYRDFTSEPDRILEKHGLGRAHHRVVYFVGRNPGTTITDLLRILRITKQSLSRVLKQLIEQNLIDQQSGLRDRRQRLLYLTESGKSLERELSGNQRKRVARAYREAGAEAVEGFRKVMVGIMDDPERDGFNRP is encoded by the coding sequence ATGTCAAATCCGAACGCAAACCCGAATCCGCTCTTTCTCCGCGAGGAGGAGCTGAACCAGGGCATCGAACTGCTGTTCTACGCCTATCGCGATTTCACCAGCGAACCCGACCGCATCCTGGAAAAGCACGGGCTGGGGCGGGCTCATCACCGCGTGGTGTATTTCGTCGGCCGTAATCCCGGTACAACGATTACAGATTTGTTGCGCATTCTGCGGATCACGAAGCAGTCACTCAGCCGCGTCCTGAAACAACTGATCGAACAGAACCTGATCGATCAGCAGTCAGGGCTGAGAGACCGCCGCCAGCGACTTCTTTATCTGACCGAGTCCGGTAAATCTCTGGAGCGCGAACTCTCGGGAAATCAGCGCAAACGAGTGGCGCGCGCCTATCGGGAAGCGGGTGCCGAGGCTGTCGAAGGATTTCGCAAGGTGATGGTCGGCATCATGGACGATCCCGAGCGCGACGGGTTCAACCGGCCATGA
- a CDS encoding branched-chain amino acid aminotransferase, with protein MALIPFDDRDGWIWFDGKLTPWREARIHVLNHGLHYASCVFEGQRAYDGIVFKLNEHSERLARSAQLLGFELPYTPAEINTATAELLAANNLSDAYVRPVAWLGSEQMGVYTRGSQVHMAIACWEWPSYFSAEEKLKGIRLELSRWKRPAPDTAPTESKAAGLYMICTMSRREADSRGFDDAMMLDYRGYVAEATGANVFFGRGKELHTPIADCFLNGITRRTVMGLAEQAGYTIIERHIRPEEMADFDECFLTGSAAEVTPVRQIGDVMFKPADACSTLMHAYSALVRAHGAAARVAAE; from the coding sequence ATGGCACTCATCCCCTTCGACGACCGCGACGGCTGGATCTGGTTCGACGGCAAGCTCACTCCGTGGCGTGAGGCACGCATCCACGTGCTCAACCACGGCCTCCACTACGCGAGCTGCGTGTTCGAGGGCCAGAGAGCCTATGACGGCATCGTTTTCAAGCTCAACGAGCATTCTGAGCGGCTTGCCCGTTCGGCACAACTGCTGGGCTTCGAGCTGCCCTATACCCCGGCCGAGATCAACACGGCGACCGCCGAGCTGCTGGCGGCCAACAATCTCAGCGATGCCTATGTCCGGCCGGTGGCCTGGCTCGGCAGCGAGCAGATGGGCGTCTACACCCGCGGATCGCAGGTGCATATGGCCATCGCCTGCTGGGAATGGCCATCCTATTTCTCGGCGGAAGAGAAGCTGAAGGGCATCCGCCTGGAACTGTCGCGCTGGAAGCGTCCGGCGCCCGATACCGCGCCGACCGAAAGCAAGGCCGCCGGCCTGTACATGATCTGCACCATGAGCCGCCGTGAAGCCGACAGCCGTGGCTTCGACGACGCCATGATGCTGGACTATCGCGGTTATGTGGCGGAAGCGACCGGTGCCAACGTGTTCTTCGGCCGCGGCAAGGAACTGCACACCCCGATCGCCGACTGCTTCCTGAACGGCATCACCCGCCGCACGGTGATGGGCCTGGCCGAACAGGCCGGCTATACCATCATCGAGCGTCATATCCGTCCGGAAGAGATGGCCGATTTCGACGAGTGCTTCCTGACCGGTTCGGCCGCGGAAGTGACGCCGGTGCGCCAGATCGGCGACGTCATGTTCAAGCCGGCCGATGCCTGCTCGACCCTGATGCATGCCTATTCGGCCCTGGTGCGCGCGCATGGCGCGGCCGCCCGCGTCGCTGCCGAGTGA
- a CDS encoding periplasmic heavy metal sensor, producing the protein MTLSGRRARLVVGGLIASLALNLFVAGVMISGAVVSRPPSHDRGLMRLMHDLQEPQRSAIKASFAAERDALHDHLTALRDARHGLKRVIKARPAAGAAELEAALTELALRDREMQDLASRLMVDGWRRAASSPVPAR; encoded by the coding sequence ATGACCCTGAGTGGGCGCCGTGCGCGGCTGGTGGTCGGCGGATTGATCGCCAGCCTGGCGCTGAACCTGTTTGTCGCCGGCGTGATGATTTCCGGCGCGGTCGTGTCGCGGCCGCCATCGCATGACCGCGGGCTGATGCGGCTGATGCACGATCTTCAGGAACCGCAGCGCAGCGCCATCAAGGCCTCGTTCGCGGCTGAGCGCGATGCGCTGCACGACCATCTGACGGCCCTGCGCGATGCGCGCCACGGGTTGAAGCGCGTGATCAAGGCCCGGCCCGCCGCCGGCGCGGCCGAGCTGGAAGCGGCACTCACCGAACTGGCCCTGCGCGACCGCGAGATGCAGGATCTGGCCAGCCGGCTGATGGTGGACGGCTGGCGCCGCGCCGCATCATCCCCGGTCCCTGCCCGCTGA
- a CDS encoding sigma-70 family RNA polymerase sigma factor, giving the protein MVASSSDVEAAGRPEDEDDRLLARVAAGDGVAFGRLVDRHGERALAVATRMLSSRSDAEDAVQDVFTRLWAGAAARWRPGGARFGTWLWRAVANRCLDQLRRPRMNELTEAMEPPDPSPGALDRLIHDRTMRRVGDAVAGLPERQRMAIALVYDAGLSGSEAADAMGVSAGAMEQLLVRARRSLRLELKTGMDEDEGGA; this is encoded by the coding sequence ATGGTCGCATCCTCGTCGGACGTCGAGGCCGCGGGGCGGCCGGAAGACGAGGATGATCGCCTGCTCGCCCGTGTGGCGGCAGGCGACGGCGTGGCCTTCGGTCGGCTGGTGGATCGCCATGGCGAGCGGGCGCTCGCCGTGGCGACCCGCATGCTGAGCAGCCGCAGCGATGCCGAAGATGCCGTGCAGGACGTGTTCACCCGCCTGTGGGCGGGGGCCGCGGCCCGCTGGCGACCGGGTGGCGCGCGGTTCGGAACCTGGCTGTGGCGGGCGGTCGCCAATCGCTGCCTGGATCAGCTCCGCCGGCCACGGATGAATGAACTGACCGAGGCCATGGAGCCGCCCGACCCGTCGCCCGGCGCGCTGGATCGCCTGATCCACGACCGGACGATGCGGCGGGTGGGCGACGCCGTGGCTGGTCTGCCTGAACGCCAACGCATGGCCATCGCTCTGGTCTACGACGCCGGGCTGTCGGGCAGCGAGGCAGCGGATGCCATGGGTGTCAGCGCCGGGGCGATGGAACAACTGCTGGTCAGGGCACGTCGCAGCCTGCGCCTTGAGCTCAAGACCGGCATGGACGAGGACGAGGGAGGCGCGTGA
- a CDS encoding EF-hand domain-containing protein encodes MTEFSIRRMAAAAGIAALVAFPVAAIAADDQGMTLEQMQAKTADRFQRMDADKDGRVTRDEMKAARADMMKGHDGMGHDGKGGPGRMGAHMMKQVDTNSDGKISRDEFMTGADRMFSRLDADGDGQITEAEREAMRARHMDGWKMDGWKMDGKDGKPAADAPKAGG; translated from the coding sequence ATGACCGAGTTCAGCATCCGCCGCATGGCCGCAGCCGCCGGTATCGCCGCCCTGGTGGCATTCCCCGTGGCCGCGATCGCCGCCGATGATCAGGGCATGACCCTGGAGCAGATGCAGGCGAAGACCGCCGATCGTTTCCAGCGCATGGACGCCGACAAGGACGGCCGCGTCACCCGTGACGAGATGAAGGCCGCCCGCGCCGACATGATGAAGGGCCATGACGGCATGGGCCATGACGGCAAGGGTGGGCCGGGTCGCATGGGCGCCCATATGATGAAGCAGGTCGACACCAACAGCGACGGCAAGATCAGCCGCGATGAGTTCATGACGGGCGCTGACCGGATGTTCAGTCGCCTGGATGCCGATGGCGACGGCCAGATCACCGAGGCCGAGCGCGAGGCCATGCGGGCCCGCCACATGGACGGCTGGAAGATGGACGGCTGGAAGATGGACGGCAAGGACGGCAAGCCTGCCGCCGACGCCCCCAAGGCCGGCGGGTGA